In the Longimicrobiales bacterium genome, one interval contains:
- a CDS encoding acetyl-CoA C-acetyltransferase, with product MATQGHPRDVVVLSGKRTGFGTFGGSLKKFTATDLGVISSQAAIEAAGISADQVDHTFFGNALQTSADAIYLARHVALRAGVPQKAPSLTVNRLCGSGFEAIVQGAKEIVLGEANVCLTGGTESMSQAPHVVRGARFGSLRLGPAGKQFEDLLWESLMDTNCDLTMAQTAEELADRYGITREEADQVAMNSHQRAQAAWDAGYFDAEIAPVTIPSRKGDTIYAVDEHIRADTTMEALGRLRPYFKKDGLVTAGNASGLGDGSASAVLAGGDYAEANGLTPLGRLVSWGFVGVEPQIMGIGPAPAARLALQKAGLTLDDMDLVEVNEAFAPQYMSVEKELGLDPEKTNVNGGAIALTHPLAASGSRITIHLLHELKRRGGKYALGSACIGGGQGGAVIVEAL from the coding sequence ATGGCTACCCAGGGTCACCCGCGTGATGTCGTCGTTCTGTCCGGCAAACGCACTGGATTCGGAACGTTCGGTGGTTCGTTGAAGAAGTTCACGGCTACGGATCTCGGTGTGATCAGCAGTCAGGCCGCTATTGAAGCTGCGGGCATCTCGGCCGACCAGGTCGACCATACTTTCTTCGGTAACGCCCTCCAGACTTCGGCCGACGCTATTTACCTGGCCCGCCACGTTGCACTCCGTGCCGGTGTCCCGCAGAAGGCTCCCTCCCTCACGGTTAACCGACTCTGTGGTTCGGGCTTCGAAGCCATCGTTCAGGGCGCGAAAGAAATCGTTCTGGGCGAGGCCAACGTTTGTCTCACCGGTGGCACCGAATCCATGAGCCAGGCTCCGCATGTTGTACGTGGCGCCCGCTTCGGGAGTCTCCGCTTGGGGCCAGCAGGGAAGCAGTTCGAGGATCTGCTTTGGGAGTCGCTCATGGACACGAATTGTGACCTGACGATGGCCCAGACGGCTGAGGAGCTCGCAGATCGGTATGGCATCACGCGCGAAGAGGCAGACCAAGTTGCGATGAACTCGCATCAGCGGGCGCAAGCCGCTTGGGACGCTGGGTACTTCGATGCGGAGATTGCCCCGGTCACGATCCCTTCGCGAAAGGGCGACACGATCTACGCGGTCGACGAGCATATTCGTGCGGACACGACCATGGAGGCGCTTGGGCGTCTCCGTCCGTACTTCAAGAAGGACGGACTCGTGACTGCCGGTAACGCTTCCGGACTCGGTGACGGATCCGCCAGCGCGGTGCTTGCTGGTGGGGACTATGCGGAAGCGAATGGCCTGACCCCGCTGGGACGTCTCGTCTCGTGGGGCTTCGTTGGCGTTGAGCCGCAGATTATGGGCATCGGTCCGGCTCCTGCAGCACGACTGGCTCTCCAGAAGGCAGGCCTCACGCTAGACGACATGGACCTCGTCGAGGTTAACGAGGCGTTCGCGCCTCAGTACATGTCCGTGGAGAAAGAGCTCGGCCTCGATCCTGAGAAGACCAACGTGAATGGGGGCGCCATTGCGCTGACCCACCCGTTGGCTGCATCCGGGTCCAGAATCACGATCCATCTCTTGCACGAACTAAAGCGCCGCGGCGGGAAGTATGCGCTGGGCTCCGCGTGCATCGGTGGTGGTCAGG
- a CDS encoding DinB family protein produces the protein MIPTSTSDVPKLIKSLQEQTVEVEEIFSAYSPDQLLWRPNEQKWSVAGHVAHMCIVNEPYIEAMQTCVMKNKRRKSDGPYKHPWFGRWFAGQMEPPPKMRMKTAKEMKPDPTLESPDVLERFLRVQGDISQVAADAKGLDLGKARFSSPFMKLLRFSMGTGLGTLDAHNRRHIWLAREVIDWDGFPGS, from the coding sequence ATGATCCCTACATCTACTTCCGATGTCCCGAAGCTCATCAAGTCGCTTCAGGAGCAGACGGTCGAAGTGGAGGAAATCTTCTCTGCGTATTCACCGGACCAGTTGCTTTGGAGGCCGAACGAGCAAAAGTGGTCGGTGGCTGGGCACGTGGCGCACATGTGCATCGTGAACGAGCCCTATATCGAGGCGATGCAGACCTGTGTCATGAAGAACAAACGCCGCAAGTCGGACGGCCCGTACAAGCATCCCTGGTTTGGGCGCTGGTTCGCTGGCCAGATGGAGCCGCCTCCGAAGATGCGCATGAAGACCGCGAAGGAGATGAAGCCGGACCCCACGCTCGAGAGCCCTGACGTACTGGAGCGCTTCCTTCGGGTTCAGGGAGATATCTCTCAGGTCGCTGCGGACGCTAAGGGCTTGGATCTCGGAAAGGCTCGATTTTCGTCCCCGTTCATGAAGCTCCTCCGCTTCTCGATGGGTACCGGCTTGGGCACTCTGGACGCGCATAACCGCCGCCATATCTGGCTCGCCCGTGAGGTGATCGACTGGGATGGCTTCCCGGGAAGCTGA
- a CDS encoding type IV pilus twitching motility protein PilT, with product MAQIDQFLKVLFEQGGSDLHLTVGAPPIMRVHGHMQRLKFRDLSGKDMESLVYEIMDEEWRIRFLDTLDYDFAYEIPGMARFRVNVFWQRKGLAAVMRTIPSDILTFDQLGLPDAVRKFCMLTKGLVLVTGPTGSGKSTTLAAMVDLINEERQEHILTIEDPIEFTHPNKKCLVNQREISTHTKSFANALRAALREDPDVILVGEMRDRETIELGITAAETGHLVFGTLHTSSAPKTVDRIIGVFPSDQQAQIRAKLAESLKGVIAQVLLKTKDGKGRRAALEIMVGTPAINNLVRENKIHQIPSIIQTGKKDGMQQLDQHILEFLMSGVITAEEAYMKCNNKQAFRQYLDGSPSEELT from the coding sequence ATGGCGCAGATTGATCAATTCCTGAAGGTCCTGTTCGAGCAGGGAGGCTCCGACCTCCACCTGACGGTGGGTGCTCCCCCGATCATGCGCGTTCATGGACACATGCAGCGGCTCAAATTCCGTGACCTCAGCGGCAAGGACATGGAGTCGTTGGTCTATGAGATCATGGATGAGGAATGGCGTATCCGCTTCCTCGACACATTGGACTATGACTTCGCGTATGAGATTCCGGGCATGGCCCGATTCCGAGTCAATGTCTTTTGGCAGCGAAAGGGCTTGGCGGCGGTCATGCGGACGATTCCGTCCGACATCCTGACCTTCGATCAACTCGGACTTCCGGACGCCGTCCGGAAGTTCTGCATGCTGACCAAGGGGCTCGTGCTTGTGACGGGGCCCACGGGCTCGGGTAAGTCGACGACGCTCGCGGCGATGGTCGACCTCATCAATGAGGAACGCCAGGAGCACATCCTCACCATCGAGGACCCGATCGAGTTCACGCACCCGAATAAGAAGTGCTTGGTCAATCAGCGTGAGATTTCGACGCATACGAAGAGTTTTGCCAATGCGTTGAGAGCAGCGCTTCGTGAGGATCCAGATGTCATTCTGGTCGGTGAGATGCGCGACCGGGAGACCATCGAACTCGGGATCACCGCTGCGGAAACCGGTCACTTGGTGTTCGGTACGCTCCACACCTCATCTGCGCCCAAGACCGTCGACCGCATCATCGGCGTATTCCCATCGGATCAGCAGGCGCAGATTCGGGCCAAGCTCGCCGAGTCACTCAAAGGCGTAATTGCGCAGGTCCTCTTGAAGACCAAGGACGGAAAGGGCCGGCGGGCCGCGCTCGAGATCATGGTAGGCACCCCGGCCATCAACAATTTGGTCCGTGAGAACAAGATCCATCAGATCCCGTCGATCATTCAGACGGGTAAGAAGGATGGGATGCAGCAGCTTGACCAGCACATTCTGGAGTTCCTCATGTCCGGTGTGATTACGGCCGAAGAGGCTTATATGAAGTGCAACAACAAGCAGGCATTCAGGCAGTATCTAGATGGATCGCCCTCAGAAGAACTCACATAG